Proteins from a single region of Streptomyces griseiscabiei:
- a CDS encoding sensor histidine kinase — MTISRERRYADRIEHLHDRHPFLVDLVLVSALMGCATLGSALTLPGAEPPDQDRFGVALMGVSCLALLRHRTNPRSALAVTAVCTVIAVAMGYLLTPLLLAPLMAALYWLASLTDRRTTRAHGCTVVAAMTLAAMFSDSMDQLSLVLRTIGPAFWLLLPIAAGRGAQVRRAYLRSVQSRAEHAERTREEEARLRVTEERMRIARDLHDVVAHHLALANAQAGTAAHLTRTDPEQAHRILTDLTATTSAALRELKGTVGVLRRPDDPEAPLTPTPGLGQLPELTAACESAGLTVTVTTEGPPGALDPGVDLTAYRIVQEALTNVSKHAAVDAARIRLAYEESHLTITVTDDGTPRPTGPAEAGRGFGLIGMRERAQSVGGCLSAGHRPEGGFEVTTDLPLRPRPRPRPPEPDLTADLEADPETTPDLRK; from the coding sequence ATGACCATCAGCCGGGAACGGCGCTACGCGGATCGCATCGAACACCTCCACGACCGCCACCCCTTCCTCGTCGATCTGGTGCTGGTCAGCGCCCTGATGGGCTGCGCGACCCTCGGCAGCGCGCTCACCCTCCCGGGCGCCGAGCCGCCGGACCAGGACAGGTTCGGTGTCGCCCTCATGGGTGTGTCCTGCCTCGCCCTGCTCAGACACCGCACCAACCCGCGCTCCGCCCTCGCCGTGACCGCCGTCTGCACGGTCATCGCGGTGGCGATGGGCTATCTCCTCACGCCCCTGCTGCTGGCCCCGCTCATGGCGGCGCTGTACTGGCTGGCCTCGCTCACCGACCGCAGGACCACCCGCGCCCACGGGTGCACCGTCGTCGCGGCGATGACCCTCGCCGCGATGTTCTCCGACTCCATGGACCAGCTCTCCCTGGTGCTCCGGACGATCGGCCCCGCCTTCTGGCTGCTGCTGCCCATCGCCGCGGGCCGGGGCGCCCAGGTGCGGCGGGCCTATCTGAGGTCGGTGCAGTCCCGCGCCGAGCACGCCGAGCGCACCCGGGAGGAGGAGGCCCGGCTGAGGGTCACCGAGGAGCGGATGCGGATCGCCCGCGATCTGCACGACGTGGTCGCCCACCATCTGGCCCTCGCCAACGCCCAGGCGGGCACCGCCGCGCACCTCACCCGTACCGATCCCGAGCAGGCCCACCGCATCCTCACCGACCTGACCGCCACCACTTCCGCCGCCCTGCGCGAGCTGAAGGGCACCGTCGGTGTGCTGCGCCGCCCCGACGACCCCGAGGCGCCCCTGACCCCCACCCCCGGGCTCGGCCAGCTCCCGGAGCTGACGGCCGCGTGCGAGTCCGCCGGTCTCACCGTCACCGTCACCACCGAGGGCCCGCCCGGCGCGCTCGACCCGGGGGTGGACCTCACCGCGTACCGGATCGTGCAGGAAGCCCTCACCAACGTCAGCAAGCACGCCGCCGTGGACGCGGCGCGCATCCGCCTGGCGTACGAGGAGTCCCATCTGACGATCACGGTCACCGACGACGGCACGCCCCGCCCCACGGGCCCCGCCGAAGCGGGCCGCGGCTTCGGTCTGATCGGGATGCGGGAGCGCGCGCAGTCCGTCGGCGGCTGTCTGAGCGCCGGTCACCGGCCCGAGGGCGGCTTCGAGGTCACCACCGACCTCCCGCTGCGCCCCCGGCCCCGGCCCCGCCCACCGGAGCCGGACCTGACGGCGGACCTGGAAGCGGACCCGGAAACCACCCCTGACCTGCGGAAGTAG